One Gemmatimonadota bacterium DNA segment encodes these proteins:
- a CDS encoding sugar phosphate isomerase/epimerase: MKLGIVTYQIAADWDVATIIETCAKLGYGGAELRTTHAHGVESDLSAGQRQDIRKQFEDGGVEIAGLGSAFEYHSDDPGVVRENIDGTIEYAKLAADLGCPGVKVRPNGLQTDKGISVDQTLEQIGKSVRECAIAAADLGVQIRVEVHGRETQNPAHMRTIMDWADHDNAKICWNSNLGEVEDGSIKANFDLLKHKIGLVHITELCNPAYPWRELFSLLNAEGYAGYTLAEIPGSTDAERLLQYYKALWEAYQ, translated from the coding sequence ATGAAGTTGGGTATTGTCACGTATCAAATTGCCGCGGACTGGGATGTTGCCACGATTATCGAAACCTGTGCAAAACTCGGTTATGGCGGTGCCGAATTGCGTACCACGCATGCTCACGGCGTTGAATCAGACCTTTCGGCGGGACAACGGCAGGATATCCGCAAGCAATTTGAAGATGGCGGTGTCGAAATCGCGGGTTTGGGCTCGGCATTTGAATATCATTCAGATGATCCCGGCGTTGTGCGAGAAAATATTGACGGTACTATTGAATACGCCAAACTCGCCGCCGATCTGGGTTGCCCGGGCGTTAAGGTGCGGCCCAATGGCCTGCAAACCGACAAAGGTATCTCGGTGGATCAAACGCTCGAACAGATTGGCAAATCCGTGCGCGAATGCGCGATTGCCGCTGCTGATCTGGGGGTGCAAATCCGGGTGGAAGTACACGGGCGAGAAACGCAAAATCCAGCACATATGCGCACGATTATGGATTGGGCAGATCACGACAATGCGAAGATATGCTGGAACTCGAATTTGGGCGAGGTTGAAGACGGTTCTATCAAAGCCAATTTTGATTTGCTCAAACACAAAATCGGTCTGGTACACATCACCGAATTGTGCAATCCGGCCTATCCCTGGCGCGAACTCTTCTCTCTTCTCAATGCCGAAGGCTATGCGGGATATACGCTGGCCGAAATCCCCGGTAGTACAGATGCCGAGCGTCTGCTTCAGTACTACAAGGCGTTGTGGGAAGCGTATCAGTAG
- a CDS encoding GNAT family N-acetyltransferase, whose protein sequence is MHIQRAETRDFLEIAKLDREAWAQNRNSEYIPDGEHVWRLWTEHALVFCAREGGKLIGAVLAFPTKTDRLYCLHKVFVDHPFRGKGIGSALFDAILAACDQIGVDCFLTVDPENESAISLYEKWGFSERNFVKGYYRAAEDRYVLTRRSKTKT, encoded by the coding sequence ATGCATATTCAGCGTGCCGAAACGCGCGACTTTTTGGAAATCGCAAAATTGGACCGCGAAGCCTGGGCACAAAACCGGAATTCTGAGTACATTCCCGATGGCGAGCACGTCTGGCGATTGTGGACAGAACACGCACTGGTATTCTGTGCAAGAGAAGGCGGAAAACTGATCGGTGCCGTGCTGGCATTTCCCACAAAGACAGACAGGCTGTATTGTCTGCACAAAGTATTTGTGGATCATCCCTTTCGCGGCAAAGGCATTGGTTCCGCTTTGTTCGACGCAATTTTGGCCGCCTGTGACCAAATCGGTGTGGATTGCTTTTTGACCGTAGATCCCGAAAATGAAAGTGCTATTTCCCTGTACGAAAAATGGGGATTTAGCGAGAGAAACTTTGTGAAAGGTTATTATCGCGCCGCAGAAGATCGGTATGTACTGACGCGACGCTCTAAAACAAAAACGTGA
- a CDS encoding phytanoyl-CoA dioxygenase family protein: protein MHPKCLDYCLTEEEARKFKRDGYFIVPDALPPDMVSDLVVAVDRVDKEERARMGKSATARINHYDFIGKDDHFLPLLDWYKTFPKVWGILGWHIQLYHTHMTVTPPAEPHKTLEKDGPGLGFHQDSGRINQDFDMNPRPMISLKIGFFLTDTTQPGRGNFYVLPKSQTQNTFPGKDRNALHKDAIPVLVPPGSAVFFDRRLWHSASTNYWKEPRRVLFYGYSYRWLRPRDDMRVEHYLDRCTPIQKQLLGVSYSGGRGYTSPTPEDAPLKTWLDEHGISGE, encoded by the coding sequence ATGCACCCCAAATGTCTCGATTATTGTCTGACAGAAGAAGAAGCGCGCAAATTCAAACGGGATGGCTACTTCATCGTTCCAGACGCCCTGCCCCCCGACATGGTCAGCGATCTCGTAGTCGCAGTAGATCGCGTAGATAAAGAAGAACGCGCTCGAATGGGCAAAAGTGCCACAGCGCGCATCAACCACTACGACTTCATAGGTAAAGACGACCATTTCTTGCCCTTGCTCGACTGGTACAAAACATTTCCCAAAGTGTGGGGCATCCTGGGATGGCACATCCAACTCTACCACACCCACATGACCGTGACACCCCCTGCAGAACCGCACAAAACACTCGAAAAAGACGGACCTGGTCTCGGCTTCCATCAAGACAGCGGTCGTATCAATCAAGACTTTGACATGAACCCGCGTCCCATGATCTCCCTCAAAATCGGCTTTTTTCTCACCGATACAACCCAACCAGGCCGCGGCAATTTCTACGTCCTCCCCAAAAGCCAAACGCAAAACACATTTCCCGGAAAAGACCGCAACGCGCTACACAAAGACGCTATCCCGGTGCTCGTGCCCCCCGGATCAGCCGTGTTTTTTGACCGCCGCTTATGGCACTCCGCCAGTACCAACTACTGGAAGGAACCTCGCCGCGTACTCTTCTACGGCTACTCCTATCGCTGGCTTCGCCCACGCGACGACATGCGAGTTGAACACTACCTCGACCGTTGCACGCCCATCCAAAAACAACTCCTCGGCGTCAGCTACTCCGGTGGTCGAGGCTACACCTCCCCCACGCCCGAAGACGCGCCCCTCAAAACCTGGCTCGACGAACACGGGATCAGCGGTGAATAG
- a CDS encoding DUF433 domain-containing protein, with the protein MINKNPIWQDRIVTDPLILAGKPTIKGTRISVELIMELLDGGRSEADIIRMYSHITPEDIRACRKYAATGAKLSNVTWEDIDAIMDGKR; encoded by the coding sequence ATGATAAATAAGAATCCAATCTGGCAGGATCGCATTGTCACTGACCCGTTGATACTGGCAGGAAAACCAACAATAAAAGGCACTCGGATTTCGGTGGAACTGATCATGGAATTGCTGGACGGGGGGCGCAGCGAAGCCGATATCATTCGTATGTACTCGCACATCACTCCGGAGGATATCCGAGCCTGTCGGAAGTACGCCGCCACTGGTGCAAAGCTGTCCAATGTGACTTGGGAGGATATTGATGCGATTATGGATGGCAAACGGTAG
- a CDS encoding DUF5615 family PIN-like protein produces MRILADENISEQVVVRLRTAGQDVRWTKETDRGEADPNLLELATRERRALITYDKDFGDLVHRDGMSAPHGVILFRIHSDVPDSVKAEFVASSVMAWDSLPSGIWTIQIRHQ; encoded by the coding sequence ATGAGAATACTTGCCGACGAAAATATATCGGAGCAGGTCGTTGTCCGGCTACGTACTGCAGGCCAGGATGTGCGATGGACGAAGGAAACGGACCGGGGCGAAGCAGACCCCAACCTGCTGGAATTGGCAACGCGGGAAAGACGTGCGCTGATAACTTATGATAAGGACTTTGGAGACCTTGTGCATCGTGACGGTATGTCCGCCCCTCACGGCGTCATCTTGTTTCGTATTCACAGCGATGTGCCAGATTCAGTGAAAGCCGAATTTGTCGCCAGTAGCGTTATGGCTTGGGATAGTTTGCCGTCCGGAATTTGGACAATTCAGATACGGCATCAGTGA
- a CDS encoding HigA family addiction module antitoxin encodes MMIIKREELDRRKVDFSEVTTGQLLSPVHPGEILRDEFLIPMNLSVTRLAQGIKVSEKGLDAIVNGINGITIDTALRLGHYFGMTPEFWINLQTRYDLDVAEHTVRRQIEREIEPLIASP; translated from the coding sequence ATGATGATCATTAAACGCGAAGAACTGGACCGGCGAAAAGTTGACTTCTCGGAAGTCACAACCGGGCAGCTACTGTCTCCGGTACATCCTGGCGAGATCCTGCGCGATGAGTTCCTTATTCCGATGAATCTCAGTGTGACTCGCCTTGCTCAGGGGATCAAGGTTTCGGAGAAGGGCTTAGACGCTATCGTAAATGGAATTAATGGGATTACAATTGATACCGCGCTACGCCTTGGTCACTACTTTGGCATGACGCCTGAGTTCTGGATCAATCTTCAGACCCGCTACGATCTCGATGTCGCCGAGCACACGGTACGTCGCCAAATTGAGCGGGAGATAGAACCTCTGATTGCATCCCCGTAG
- the mutS gene encoding DNA mismatch repair protein MutS, whose translation MATQLTPAMEQYAHFKEQHPDAILLFRMGDFYETFYDDAVVASRLLGLTLTSRNNGRADRIPLAGVPHHALDTYLARLIKAGKKVAICEQMEPPQKGKKVVRREVVQVVSPGTVMSDDLLDQKRNNYLVGIFVSGDQLGMATADLSTGMFRASERAADDLWEILERVAPAEVLAPEAWAKDNEAEFEARMPGALLTHIEDWHFGQHYAYDALKEHFKVASLKGFGCDDLTVGICAAGGVLCYLRENQKGAVSHITRLAREHTESVMELDLVTQRNLELVTTIQEGRREGTLFGVLDQTCTPQGARTLRTWLSQPLVDVGRIDARLDAVQAFVESAACRDEAREALRHIGDLERLMSRICCNRANPRELVALQRSLEAVVPLRESLREFRADLLVRARDQGMPDLTELIDLIAHTLEDDPPAQISDGGYIRTGYHEELDELRKIASGGRDWVANLQAEEREKTGIASLKVGYNKAFGYYIEVTKANQDKVPAYFVRKQTLVNAERYITPELKDWEAKILGADERAKDLERDLFAALREKVAGWVEPVQRTALSVATVDVLSTLAEVASSNDYVRPQVDNSVRIDVKEGRHPAVEQLLPGGQFVPNDLKIDGETDQILLITGPNMSGKSTILRQTGLIALLAQVGSFVPAREAHIGVVDRIFTRVGASDNLARGESTFLVEMNEAANILNNATPKSLVLLDEIGRGTSTFDGLSIAWAMTEYLHNAEQIQPRTLFATHYHELTELEDLLPRVVNYSVAVREAGDTIAFLHKLVPGGCDHSYGIEVARLAGMPIEMIARAKEILNRLEQNDLSVGSKPQPDRVRENGQMPLFAPVAEVKVEREDHPMLSELRDLDIAHLTPVEALVKLDAWKRALEE comes from the coding sequence ATGGCGACGCAATTGACACCGGCAATGGAACAGTACGCGCATTTTAAGGAGCAACATCCAGATGCGATTTTGCTGTTTCGGATGGGCGATTTTTACGAGACATTTTACGACGACGCCGTTGTTGCATCTCGGCTTTTGGGGTTGACGTTGACATCGCGCAACAATGGGCGAGCAGACCGCATTCCGCTGGCAGGTGTGCCGCATCACGCGCTGGATACCTATCTCGCTAGACTTATCAAAGCCGGAAAAAAGGTGGCGATTTGCGAGCAGATGGAGCCGCCACAAAAGGGCAAGAAAGTGGTGCGCCGCGAGGTGGTGCAGGTCGTGTCACCGGGAACGGTAATGTCCGATGATTTGCTCGATCAAAAGCGCAATAATTACCTTGTGGGCATTTTTGTTTCTGGCGATCAATTGGGCATGGCGACAGCGGATTTGTCAACGGGTATGTTCAGGGCATCGGAACGCGCAGCCGATGATTTGTGGGAGATATTGGAGCGCGTGGCTCCCGCAGAGGTGCTGGCACCCGAGGCGTGGGCCAAAGACAATGAGGCCGAGTTTGAAGCGCGGATGCCGGGTGCATTGCTCACGCATATAGAAGATTGGCATTTTGGACAGCATTATGCGTACGATGCATTGAAGGAGCATTTCAAGGTGGCGTCTCTCAAGGGCTTTGGATGCGATGATCTCACCGTTGGAATATGCGCCGCAGGTGGCGTGCTGTGTTATTTGCGCGAAAATCAGAAGGGGGCAGTATCCCATATTACGCGATTGGCGCGCGAACACACCGAGTCGGTGATGGAACTGGATCTGGTGACACAGCGCAATCTGGAACTGGTTACAACCATTCAAGAGGGGCGGCGGGAGGGCACGTTGTTTGGGGTTTTAGATCAGACGTGTACGCCGCAGGGCGCGCGAACACTGCGCACATGGCTATCACAGCCGCTTGTAGATGTCGGCCGCATCGATGCGCGCTTAGATGCAGTACAGGCATTTGTCGAATCTGCGGCGTGTCGGGACGAGGCACGAGAGGCTCTGCGCCACATTGGAGACCTGGAGCGGCTGATGTCCCGGATTTGTTGCAATCGGGCCAATCCGCGAGAGCTTGTGGCGCTTCAGCGGTCTTTGGAAGCGGTTGTTCCGCTGCGAGAATCCCTGCGTGAGTTTCGCGCGGATTTGCTGGTGCGAGCACGCGATCAGGGCATGCCGGACCTGACAGAGCTAATTGATTTGATTGCCCACACGCTTGAAGACGATCCACCTGCACAGATTAGCGATGGCGGATATATCAGAACGGGCTATCACGAGGAACTGGACGAGTTGCGGAAAATCGCATCGGGCGGGCGCGATTGGGTTGCCAACTTGCAGGCAGAGGAACGCGAGAAAACGGGTATCGCGTCGTTAAAGGTGGGGTATAACAAGGCATTTGGATATTATATCGAGGTCACCAAGGCCAATCAGGATAAGGTGCCCGCGTATTTTGTGCGCAAGCAAACGCTGGTCAATGCCGAGCGGTATATCACGCCGGAGTTGAAGGATTGGGAGGCGAAGATTTTGGGCGCAGATGAACGGGCAAAGGATCTCGAGCGCGATTTGTTTGCCGCGTTGCGAGAAAAGGTAGCTGGTTGGGTGGAGCCCGTGCAGCGCACGGCACTATCCGTGGCGACCGTAGATGTGTTGAGCACGCTGGCCGAAGTGGCATCGTCCAATGATTATGTGCGTCCCCAGGTGGATAATAGCGTGCGTATTGATGTGAAGGAAGGGCGGCATCCCGCGGTCGAGCAGTTGCTTCCGGGCGGGCAGTTTGTGCCTAATGATCTGAAGATTGATGGTGAGACCGATCAAATTTTGCTGATTACTGGTCCCAATATGTCGGGGAAATCGACGATTTTGCGCCAGACCGGGTTGATTGCGCTTTTGGCGCAGGTCGGCAGTTTTGTGCCTGCGCGCGAGGCGCATATTGGGGTGGTGGATCGCATTTTTACACGGGTGGGTGCATCCGATAATCTGGCGCGGGGCGAGAGTACGTTTTTGGTGGAGATGAACGAGGCGGCGAATATTTTGAACAATGCGACGCCGAAGAGTCTGGTGCTTTTGGACGAGATTGGACGCGGGACGAGTACGTTTGACGGGTTGAGTATTGCCTGGGCAATGACGGAGTATTTGCACAATGCCGAACAGATTCAGCCGCGGACGTTGTTTGCGACGCATTATCACGAGTTGACAGAATTGGAGGATTTGCTGCCGCGGGTGGTGAATTACAGCGTTGCCGTGCGCGAGGCGGGCGATACCATCGCGTTTTTACACAAGCTGGTGCCGGGTGGGTGCGACCACAGCTACGGCATTGAGGTGGCGCGCCTGGCCGGGATGCCGATAGAGATGATTGCGCGGGCAAAGGAGATTTTGAACCGGCTGGAGCAAAACGATCTGTCAGTGGGATCAAAGCCCCAACCCGATCGCGTGAGGGAGAATGGGCAGATGCCGCTGTTTGCGCCGGTAGCAGAAGTGAAGGTTGAGCGGGAAGATCATCCGATGTTGTCTGAGTTGCGCGATTTAGATATCGCCCATCTCACGCCGGTTGAGGCGCTGGTGAAATTGGATGCGTGGAAGCGTGCGTTGGAAGAATGA
- the mtaB gene encoding tRNA (N(6)-L-threonylcarbamoyladenosine(37)-C(2))-methylthiotransferase MtaB, which produces MRDQKTVAFYTLGCKLNTYDTQWYAEQFVAQGYREVPFGEWADVTVVNTCTVTGQGDAQSRKALRRAHRISPTGTVVAVGCYAQTDPDALSAMPEVDLVVGTAERMQLLDLVNTTCSLGRTFVTRSRTADFQDMDIYNFGGRARAFVKIQEGCNEFCSFCIIPFARGRSRSRTLESTVLQVEKLVSAGYREVVLTGVHIGDYGVDLEARDLLQVLEAVERVNGLERFRVSSIEATYVTDAMIDFFASSQKFCRHLHIPLQSGDDGVLKAMRRPYTREEYIALIEKLADRIPDVGIGGDVMVGFPGESDEAFQNTRDLIAYHPMTYLHVFPYSPRGKTPAARMTNQVDPKVKKQRGAILRKLGQRKVAAFQARFIGRTLPVLFENRRNGQLLQGLTDNYIRVVAPAPDAACEEIVDVHLQRVEDDVAVGELAGFEGHHARELLQVQSA; this is translated from the coding sequence ATGCGAGATCAAAAGACGGTTGCGTTTTATACGCTGGGTTGTAAGCTCAATACTTACGACACGCAGTGGTATGCCGAGCAGTTTGTGGCGCAGGGTTATCGCGAGGTGCCGTTTGGTGAGTGGGCTGATGTTACTGTGGTCAATACCTGCACTGTGACCGGTCAAGGGGACGCGCAGTCGCGCAAGGCATTGCGCAGAGCACATCGGATTTCGCCCACAGGTACCGTGGTTGCGGTGGGGTGTTATGCACAAACAGATCCAGATGCCCTATCGGCAATGCCCGAAGTCGATCTGGTGGTCGGAACAGCAGAGCGGATGCAACTTCTGGATCTGGTAAATACTACCTGCTCTTTGGGGCGCACATTCGTGACGCGCAGTCGCACGGCTGATTTTCAGGATATGGATATTTACAATTTTGGCGGGCGCGCTCGGGCTTTTGTCAAAATTCAGGAAGGGTGCAATGAATTTTGTTCATTTTGCATTATTCCGTTTGCGCGTGGGCGCAGTCGCAGTCGCACGCTTGAGAGTACCGTATTGCAGGTTGAGAAATTGGTATCAGCGGGCTATCGAGAGGTGGTGCTGACGGGTGTGCATATTGGCGATTACGGCGTGGATTTGGAGGCGCGCGACTTGTTGCAGGTGCTGGAGGCTGTTGAGCGCGTCAACGGGTTGGAGCGCTTTCGCGTGAGTTCAATTGAAGCGACTTATGTGACCGATGCCATGATCGACTTTTTTGCGTCGAGCCAGAAATTTTGCAGGCATTTGCACATTCCATTGCAGAGCGGTGACGACGGCGTGTTGAAGGCAATGCGTCGCCCCTATACGCGGGAGGAGTATATTGCGCTAATTGAAAAACTCGCAGATCGGATTCCCGATGTGGGCATTGGTGGGGATGTGATGGTGGGTTTTCCCGGTGAATCGGATGAGGCATTCCAAAATACGCGCGATTTGATTGCCTATCATCCCATGACGTATTTGCACGTATTTCCGTATTCGCCGCGCGGCAAAACGCCTGCAGCGCGCATGACAAATCAGGTTGATCCAAAGGTGAAAAAGCAACGGGGCGCAATACTCCGCAAATTGGGGCAGCGAAAGGTGGCGGCATTTCAAGCGCGGTTTATTGGGCGCACATTGCCCGTGCTTTTTGAAAACCGCCGCAACGGGCAGCTTTTACAGGGGTTGACCGATAATTATATCCGGGTGGTTGCGCCCGCTCCAGATGCCGCGTGCGAAGAGATTGTCGATGTGCACTTGCAGCGGGTTGAAGACGATGTGGCCGTCGGAGAATTGGCGGGTTTCGAGGGGCATCACGCGCGGGAGTTATTGCAGGTGCAAAGTGCGTAA
- the rpsA gene encoding 30S ribosomal protein S1 — MAVNTLKPTPEEALAALDESEYSESEFNEMMELYEETLETIKQGEIVVGTVRSIHDGIVVVDIGFKSEGAIPLSEFGDPPAIEDGDEIEVFLESIEDQEGQVVLSKTKADFMRVWDRIKDAYDSDQIVEGRLMRRIKGGIVVDLFGVDAFLPGSQIDIKQVKNFDQFLGNVYPFRIIKLNKNRRNIVISRRVVLEEERSRLRKQILATLEVGQVRQGSVKNITDFGAFIDLGGLDGLLHITDIAWGRVGHPSEVLSIGEEVEVKVLNYDEKRERISLGMKQLQDHPWKGVEEKYPVDSKVIGKVVSITDYGAFVELEQGVEGLVHISEMSWTQHIRHPSKLVSIGDEVEVMVLRVDQEGQKISLGLKQVQPDPWEDLDQKYPSGTPLRGIVRNLTNFGAFVEIEEGIDGLVHISDMSWTKRIRHPSEVIKKGQELDVIVLNIDKERRRISLGHKQTVENPWAKLAVTYAVGNAVEGNISRILERGVVVDLEGHVEGFVPVSQLGIDDLQRPDEYFGEGDEIPLKVVEFDEDQKKIVLSVRERLRDADQDEIDAFLAAHPQRVGAEVAVEDEVAEEDEVVADTEVEVEDEAEVEAKAEVEVEVEAKAEVEVEVEAEAEAETAEAEVEEAVEAEAEAEVEAKDESQSRKEE; from the coding sequence ATGGCCGTTAATACCCTTAAACCCACCCCTGAAGAAGCCCTGGCTGCGCTGGATGAAAGCGAGTATAGCGAGTCAGAATTTAATGAAATGATGGAACTCTACGAAGAGACGTTAGAGACCATTAAGCAGGGCGAGATTGTCGTGGGTACCGTGAGGTCCATCCACGACGGTATCGTGGTGGTAGATATAGGTTTCAAGTCTGAAGGCGCAATTCCCCTCTCTGAGTTTGGCGATCCGCCAGCCATAGAGGATGGCGATGAAATTGAGGTTTTTTTGGAGAGCATTGAAGACCAGGAAGGCCAGGTGGTGCTGTCCAAGACCAAAGCTGACTTTATGCGGGTGTGGGATCGCATTAAGGACGCGTATGATAGCGATCAGATTGTTGAGGGGCGTTTGATGCGGCGAATCAAAGGTGGCATTGTGGTCGATCTCTTCGGCGTCGATGCTTTCTTGCCCGGCTCCCAAATTGATATCAAACAGGTCAAAAATTTCGATCAATTTCTCGGCAATGTGTACCCGTTCCGGATTATAAAACTCAACAAGAATCGCCGAAATATTGTCATTTCTCGTCGCGTTGTTCTCGAAGAAGAACGTTCCAGGCTGCGCAAACAGATTCTCGCCACACTGGAAGTGGGACAAGTGCGTCAGGGATCGGTCAAAAATATCACCGATTTTGGCGCGTTTATCGATCTGGGCGGCTTAGACGGGTTGTTGCATATTACGGATATAGCCTGGGGCAGGGTTGGACATCCATCAGAAGTTTTGTCCATTGGCGAAGAAGTAGAAGTTAAGGTGCTCAATTACGATGAGAAGCGCGAGCGCATTTCTCTGGGTATGAAACAATTACAAGACCATCCCTGGAAAGGTGTCGAGGAAAAATATCCTGTTGATAGCAAGGTAATAGGCAAGGTTGTCAGCATTACGGATTACGGCGCTTTTGTCGAGCTGGAACAGGGTGTCGAAGGGTTGGTACACATTTCTGAAATGTCGTGGACACAGCATATTCGCCATCCTTCTAAGCTGGTCTCCATCGGCGATGAAGTGGAGGTCATGGTCCTGCGCGTTGACCAGGAAGGGCAAAAAATTTCGCTGGGTCTCAAGCAGGTGCAGCCCGATCCCTGGGAAGATCTCGACCAAAAATACCCCTCGGGCACACCTCTCCGAGGTATTGTACGCAATTTGACCAATTTTGGGGCTTTTGTCGAAATCGAAGAGGGAATCGACGGGCTGGTGCATATTTCCGATATGTCCTGGACCAAGCGCATTCGCCATCCGAGTGAGGTGATCAAAAAAGGCCAGGAATTGGATGTTATTGTGCTCAATATCGACAAAGAGCGCCGGCGCATCTCGTTGGGGCATAAACAGACCGTTGAAAATCCCTGGGCGAAGCTGGCTGTTACCTATGCAGTGGGCAATGCCGTAGAGGGTAATATTTCGCGCATTCTCGAACGCGGGGTGGTCGTTGATCTCGAAGGCCATGTGGAGGGATTTGTACCGGTTTCTCAACTGGGTATTGACGACCTTCAACGTCCCGATGAATATTTCGGGGAAGGCGATGAGATCCCGCTGAAAGTCGTGGAGTTTGACGAAGATCAAAAGAAGATTGTATTGAGCGTGCGAGAGCGTTTGCGAGATGCCGATCAAGATGAAATCGACGCTTTTCTCGCGGCACATCCTCAACGCGTAGGCGCAGAAGTAGCCGTGGAAGATGAAGTTGCCGAAGAAGATGAAGTGGTAGCAGATACAGAGGTAGAAGTAGAGGATGAGGCCGAAGTAGAAGCCAAAGCTGAAGTAGAGGTGGAAGTAGAAGCCAAAGCTGAAGTAGAGGTGGAAGTAGAAGCAGAAGCGGAAGCCGAAACTGCCGAGGCAGAAGTTGAAGAGGCAGTGGAAGCCGAAGCCGAAGCTGAGGTCGAAGCAAAGGATGAATCACAGAGTAGAAAAGAGGAATAA